From one Rhizobium leguminosarum genomic stretch:
- a CDS encoding type II toxin-antitoxin system RelE/ParE family toxin — protein MPAYRFYPRADAAQDKIWRDTVEAWGEKQADAYILGLHAYLQRLCEDRLIWRQLPQRLAVPEDIKRSAHFGRYEHHYVFFRELQNSDLGVMSILHERMNLPVRLKEDLAVLSRKQS, from the coding sequence ATGCCGGCTTATCGATTTTATCCGCGCGCCGATGCCGCGCAGGACAAGATTTGGCGCGATACGGTTGAGGCGTGGGGAGAAAAGCAGGCGGACGCGTATATTCTCGGGCTGCATGCTTATTTGCAGCGCCTATGCGAGGACCGGCTGATCTGGCGGCAGCTCCCGCAACGTCTGGCTGTGCCCGAAGACATCAAGCGTTCGGCCCATTTCGGCCGCTACGAGCATCACTATGTGTTCTTTCGGGAGCTTCAGAACAGTGATCTCGGTGTCATGAGCATCCTTCACGAGCGGATGAATCTGCCGGTTCGGCTGAAAGAGGATTTGGCGGTACTCTCACGCAAACAATCATGA